The Herbiconiux sp. SALV-R1 nucleotide sequence TGCGGCTATGGTAACGATACCAAGCCAACCACATCAGAGAGGATGCGCCGATGACCGAGCTCTGCATCGACTTCGGCGGCTCGGCGATCAAGCTCGGCGTCTGCGACGCCGGGCGCATCCTCACCCGCTCGGAGCTGTCGGTGCACGGCACCCCCGACGACCTCGCCCGCGCGGCCGCCGAGCTCCGCCGCCTCGTCGAGCAGCTGCCCGCGGGCGACGTGGGTCGCCGAGGAGCGTCAGCCACCGGCGGGGCTGATACCGGTGCGCAGGCGTGGGGCGGCGCATCCGTCGTCGCGATCGCCGTGCCGGGGGTCGTCGACCGCGGGCGGGCCGCGCTCGTCGCCGCACACGCCAAGTACGGGTACCTGGCCGGGCGCGACCTCGACGCCTGGGCTCGGGAGGCGTTCGGGCTGCCGGCGGTGGTCGAGAACGACGCCCGCGCGGCCCTGCTCGGTGAGACCCGCTACGGCGTCGCCCGCGGCGCGCAGAACGCCGTGATCGCCGTGTTCGGCACGGGCATCGGCACCGCCGCCCTCCTCGACGGCCGGCTGCTGCACGGCAGCCACGACCACGCCGGCATCCTCGGCGGCCACGTCACGATCGACCTCGACGGCCCCGTCTGCAGTTGCGGCAACGTCGGCTGCGCCGAGGCCATCGCCAGCACCTGGGCCCTCGAGCGCTCCCTCGCCGCCATCGAGCGCGTTCAGAATCGCACACACGGCGACGACCAGGGCGCTCTGGCGCTCGGAACGCGCGAGATTCGCGATTCTGAACCGGGGCGGGGCCGCGCGGGCGAGGGTGGC carries:
- a CDS encoding ROK family protein; this encodes MTELCIDFGGSAIKLGVCDAGRILTRSELSVHGTPDDLARAAAELRRLVEQLPAGDVGRRGASATGGADTGAQAWGGASVVAIAVPGVVDRGRAALVAAHAKYGYLAGRDLDAWAREAFGLPAVVENDARAALLGETRYGVARGAQNAVIAVFGTGIGTAALLDGRLLHGSHDHAGILGGHVTIDLDGPVCSCGNVGCAEAIASTWALERSLAAIERVQNRTHGDDQGALALGTREIRDSEPGRGRAGEGGGLRGRIEAGRAVGIADIVETLEHPDSRALLDLYVRAWSAAIVGLCHAYDPDVVVVSGGVMRSAPLILPALTQQVHAHLWSSSSRPPLVVPEHPDSSVVLGLSALARATDDSATERPRTR